From Bos indicus isolate NIAB-ARS_2022 breed Sahiwal x Tharparkar chromosome 4, NIAB-ARS_B.indTharparkar_mat_pri_1.0, whole genome shotgun sequence, the proteins below share one genomic window:
- the LOC109561093 gene encoding olfactory receptor 2A14-like, whose amino-acid sequence MGSNQTWITEVTLLGFQVDSALEFFLFGLFSLFYTLTLLGNGVILGLICLDSRLHTPMYFFLSHLAIIDISYASNNVPKMLANLVSQKTTISFVPCIMQTFLYLAFAAAECLILVVMSYDRYVAICHPLHYTFIMSWRVCTVLTSASWAFSFLWDLVHLVLILKLPFCGPHEVNHFFCEILSVLKLACADTWLNQIIIVASCVCILVGPLCLVLGSYARILAAILRIQSAEGRRKAFSTCSSHLCVVGLFFGSAIVLYMTPRSSHSQEQRKILSLFYSLFNPMLNPLIYSLRNAEVKGALRKILGKKRSV is encoded by the coding sequence ATGGGAAGCAACCAGACATGGATCACAGAAGTCACCCTCCTGGGATTCCAGGTCGATTCAGCACTGGAGTTTTTCCTCTTTggacttttctctctcttctacaCCCTCACCCTTCTGGGGAATGGAGTCATCCTGGGGCTTATCTGCTTAGACTCAAgactgcacacccccatgtacttctttctctCACACTTGGCCATCATCGACATATCCTATGCCTCCAACAATGTCCCCAAGATGCTGGCAAATCTTGTGAGTCAGAAAACAACCATCTCCTTTGTTCCTTGCATTATGCAGACATTTTTGTATCTGGCTTTTGCTGCTGCAGAGTGCCTGATTTTGGTGGTGATGTCCTATGACAggtatgtggccatctgccaccccctCCATTACACTTTCATCATGAGCTGGAGAGTATGCACTGTCCTGACCAGCGCTTCCTGGGCATTTAGCTTTCTCTGGGATCTTGTGCACTTAGTTCTTATCCTGAAGCTGCCCTTCTGTGGGCCTCATGAAGTAAACCACTTCTTTTGTGAAATCCTGTCTGTCCTCAAGTTGGCTTGTGCCGATACTTGGCTGAACCAAATTATCATCGTTGCATCCTGTGTTTGCATTTTAGTCGGGCCCCTCTGCCTGGTGCTGGGCTCCTATGCGCGCATCCTGGCCGCCATCCTGAGGATCCAGTCCGCTGAGGGCCGCAGgaaggccttctccacctgctcctcccacctctgcGTGGTCGGGCTCTTCTTTGGCAGTGCCATCGTCTTGTACATGACCCCCAGATCCAGCCATTCTCAGGAACAAAGGAAGATTCTGTCATTGTTTTACAGCCTTTTCAACCCTATGCTGAATCCCTTAATCTACAGTTTGAGGAATGCAGAGGTGAAGGGTGCCCTGAGAAAAATTCTGGGGAAGAAGAGGTCAGTGTGA